From a single Vicinamibacteria bacterium genomic region:
- a CDS encoding DUF2950 domain-containing protein, with translation MKNLLGQGIETRKGDPPMIHFRKRFGRLAPGTAAVFLSAGLVALAPIAHAQPPSQSTFSSADGALQALVAGATAKDREALAKLFGPDYAQLLSGDDVEDARHLDEFAIAVSESARLEKNGDSRYTVTVGKDNWPTAIPIVQKDGKWLFDTKAGLEEVLNRRIGENELSAIATCRAYAVAQWEYYTEGDWDHAGVAEYAQKIISSPGAHDGLYWETSEDDAPSPLGKLIAGAQAEGYGPKAPSGDAVGKAAGTQEAPAIDHAPYHGYYFKILTRQGPHAPGGRYSYVINGNMIAGYALVAYPDKWDNSGVMTLIINQQGRVYEKNLGPSTAKVASAMTEYDPDPTWKLVEVQP, from the coding sequence TTGAAAAACCTCCTTGGCCAAGGGATCGAGACCAGAAAGGGGGATCCGCCAATGATCCATTTCCGGAAGAGGTTCGGACGTTTGGCGCCGGGGACGGCAGCAGTATTCCTTTCCGCCGGCCTGGTTGCCCTCGCCCCTATCGCCCACGCCCAGCCGCCATCACAGAGCACCTTCTCCTCCGCCGATGGCGCGTTGCAGGCTCTCGTTGCTGGCGCCACAGCCAAGGACCGCGAGGCCCTCGCAAAACTCTTCGGCCCAGACTATGCCCAGCTTCTCTCCGGCGACGACGTCGAGGACGCACGGCACCTGGACGAGTTTGCCATTGCCGTCAGCGAATCCGCGCGCCTCGAGAAAAACGGCGATTCCAGGTACACCGTCACAGTGGGCAAAGACAATTGGCCCACTGCCATTCCCATCGTGCAAAAGGACGGAAAGTGGCTATTCGACACAAAGGCGGGTCTCGAGGAGGTTCTCAACCGCCGCATCGGTGAGAATGAGCTCTCCGCCATTGCCACCTGCCGCGCCTACGCGGTGGCCCAATGGGAGTACTACACCGAAGGGGATTGGGACCACGCGGGCGTCGCCGAATACGCGCAGAAGATCATCAGTTCGCCCGGTGCGCACGATGGACTCTACTGGGAGACGTCCGAGGATGACGCACCCAGCCCCCTTGGAAAGCTAATTGCCGGTGCCCAGGCAGAAGGCTATGGCCCCAAGGCGCCTAGTGGCGACGCCGTGGGCAAAGCAGCCGGTACCCAGGAAGCCCCTGCAATCGATCATGCGCCCTATCATGGCTACTACTTCAAGATCCTCACTCGTCAGGGCCCGCATGCGCCTGGTGGCCGATACAGTTACGTTATCAACGGCAATATGATCGCCGGGTACGCGCTCGTCGCGTATCCAGACAAATGGGACAACTCCGGGGTGATGACGCTCATCATCAACCAACAAGGCCGCGTCTACGAGAAGAATCTCGGCCCGAGCACCGCAAAGGTGGCCTCCGCCATGACGGAGTACGACCCGGACCCGACCTGGAAACTGGTTGAGGTGCAACCGTAG